The sequence GGTCCGGCGAGGTGCTGGGCGCTCACTGGGGAGAAATCGACCTCAAGGCGAAGGTTTGGACGGTCCCGGCCGGCCGAACCAAGGGCGGCCGTGAACACCGTGTCCCGCTGTCGCCTCGCGCCGTCGAAATCCTGGAAGCCGTCGCCAAGATCAAGACCGGCGACCATGTGTTCCCCGGCCAGGTCAAAAAGCCGGCGAAGGAGGGCGAAGAGCCGCAGGACGCGCCGCTGTCGACCATGGCGTTCGAAATGCTGCTGCGCCGCATGAAGCGGGAGATCACCACGCACGGGTTCCGCAGTTCGTTCCGCGATTGGGCGGGCGAAGCGACCAGCTTCCCGCGCGAGCTGGCCGAGGCGGCGCTGGCCCACACGGTGGGCGACGAGACGGAACGTGCGTATCGGCGGGCCGACGCTCTGGAGCGCCGCCGCAAGATGATGGACGCCTGGGCTGGCTACTGCGAGCCCAAGGAGACGGGATCAAATGTGCGGCCGATGGCGCGGGGGGCGGCCAAAGCGTGACCGACCATTCGGAGGAGCTGCCGTTTTCGATCGTGGTCGAGCGGGCCCAGGCCTCACTTCGCCGCGCAACCGAACCTCGATATGAAGTGCCAGAGGGCAAGGGCATGGGGTCTGCCGTCCTTGTCGATCCGGGCCCCGATGAACTTCGCCAATGGTGGGCAGCCGCAGCGGCCCTGTTCCGGCAATATGCGCGGCGTCGCAGTGCTAACCCGCCCGAAGATGTGGCCATCCCAGCCAATATGGCCCTTTTAATTGCGACCCTGGCAGGGGACCTTTCGCTAGGCAGGCTGTCGGCTGCTTTGACCGACGTGACGGCCACGGGGCGACCGCCGATCGGAGAGCTTGAGGCTGCAGATATCGGGATGGCCGTTGCCTACAGGCGAGCGGCCAGTCCCATTGGCCTGGTGCTCGACGGGCGTCACGTGATTATCGAGGACCTCGCGCCCATCAAAACCCTGTCGCGATGGTTCCGCGTCGATCGACGGACGGTCCAGCAATGGCTGCAAGATTTCGAGCCGGCCTGCCCGCCTGGGCCGCTCACCCCAGAGATCCTGACCTCTCTCACTCGCAAAGCTGCCGCGCGATACAGCGCTGACCGGCCGGGGAAGATACGGGCCTCACGAGACGCCATAGGGGGTGGTGGCAACTAGTCGGTTTTCCTCATCTGCCAGCAATCCCCCTGGCCGCGCACGTTCGCTGGAGTTCGAAACCCTCCAGCCAAAAGGCGCGATGATATGCTCAATTCCTCCGATGCTCCCACCAAGGAGGCCTATCGCATCAGCGAGGCCTCCGCTGCCTACGGGCTGGGAAAGACCAAGCTCTATGAGCTGATCTCCAGCGGCCAGCTCCCTTCGATCAAGGTCGGCCGCCGCCGGCTCGTCCTGCGCAGCGGCCTGGACGCCCTCATGAAGGGGGCCGCGTAGAGCCATGGCCCATACGAAAGAGCCCGCCGACGGTGCGAACGTCGGCGGGCTCTCCAAATGCGTTCAGCTTGGCGGCGAACGCGGGAAAGCTACCGCCATTCAACCCGTCCCTCAAGCCCGGCTTCCCGGCTGGCAGGACCCGGCCCAGCTCCAGCTGGCGGCTCTGCGCAATGCGGCGGTCGCCGGACACATCGGGGGCCATGCCGGCGCGGCCCTGTTGCGCCTCGCGGCGGCCTACGCCAGCCGAGCGATCGGCGGGGAGGTTTCCCTTGGCTGACGCGCGCTATCCGGAGCACCCCGGACTCAAAGGGCCGTCCGACACTGGGCCGGCCGCTGCGGCCTCGTTCGCACCGAAGGCTAAGACCATCCGTGAACGGACCCTGCTTGAACTGGAGCGTGGACCTGCCACTGCGGAGCAGGTCGCCGAGCGCCTGGGGCTGCACTTCATGATCGTGCGGGCTCGCTGCTCTGAGCTGCGGGCGCTGGGCCTGGTCGCCGACAGCGGCGAGCGTGGCGCTGGAGCGCTTGGCGGCCGGGTCATCGTCTGGCGGGCCACGACGGCGGCCGAGCGCGAGGCCTTCAGCAGGGTGGAGGCGAAATGACCATCGCCCCCGCTCTGCGCCTGGTGGACGAGGAGCTGCCCGCGGCGGCTCCTCACAACCTCGACGCCGAACAGGCGTTGCTCGGTGTCCTGCTGTTCGACAATGCGCAGCTCGACGAACTGCCCGACCTCGACGCCGCCGCCTTCTATGAACCGACGCACGGCCGGATCTTCGCCAGCGCCCAGTACCTGATCGCGAGCGGGCTTCGCGCCGATCCGATCAGCGTTTCGGAGCGCCTGAAGGCCGACTCTGGCCTCGCCGAGCTGGGCGGCCAGGGCTACCTGGTCGATCTGGTGGACCACGCGCCCCCGGCCCTCACGGCGCGGCAGAACGCCGGCATCGTCGCCGACAATGCTCAGCGGCGCGAGCTGATCCGCATCGGCGAGGAAATGGCGGAAGCCGCCAGGACCGATCAGGAGCGCAGCGGGCGTGAGCACGTCGAAGCCGCCGAGCAGGCGTTGTTCGAACTGACCAAAGGTGCGTCTAGTCGCGGCGGGTTCCAGGGCGTCGGCGTGTTCGTTGATCGAGCGCTGGAGCTGGCGGACGAAGCCTTCGGCCGCGACGGTGGCCTCGCCGGGATCGCTACCGGCCTGATCGACCTGGACCAGGTTCTGGGCGGCCTGCACCGCTCCGACCTGATCATCCTGGCGGCCCGGCCGTCCATGGGAAAGACGGCCCTGGCCATGAACATCGCCCGCCACGCGGCGGCGGGCGGTGTGCCGACCGGCGTGTTCTCCTGCGAGATGTCGGGGGAACAGTTGGTGACCCGCCTTCTCGCCGAAATCTCGGCGATCTCCAGCGACCGCGTGCGGCGCGGCGACATCGACTTGTGCGAGCGCGGCCGGCTGCGCGACGCTGGGGCGGAAATGCGCTCGCTCCCGCTCCACATCGACGCCTCGGGCGGCCTCTCGCTGACCCAGCTCGTGACGCGAGCCCGCCGGCTCAAGCGACGCCATGGGCTCGGGCTGATCGTCGTCGACTACCTGCAACTCATGTCGGCCGGCGGTGGTCGCCGTGAGAACCGCGTCCAGGAGGTCTCCGAGATCACCATGGGCCTGAAGGCGCTGGCGAAGGACCTGGACGTGCCGATCCTCGCCCTGTCGCAGCTCTCGCGCCAGGTCGAAGCCCGTGAGGACAAGCGTCCCCAGCTCTCGGACCTGCGCGACAGCGGCTCGATCGAGCAGGACGCCGACGTGGTCATGTTCCTGTACCGCGAAGCCTACTACCTGGCTCGCCGTGAGCCGCGGGAAGGCACATCCGAGCACCTGGATTGGGAGGCGCGCCTGGATGAGGTCGCGCACCTGGCCGAGCTGATCATCGCCAAGCAGCGCCATGGCCCGATCCGCACTGTGAAGCTGCACTACAGCGACGAACTGACGAAATTCTCCAACCTGGCGCGGGCCGCCCTGCATTCGACGCGCGCGTTCGATTTCAGCGGGGGCGAATGATGACGGGCCTTCCCGATCCTCTCACCCCGCCCGGCTGCGACATGAGCGGCAACGACTGGTTTCCCCTGCACTTTCGCCGGCTGCGCCAGTCGAAATGGTGGCGTAGGGCCTCCGACGTGGCGCGGGCGCGCAGCGTGTTCCTGTGGGGTGAAGCTTACCTCTCTGTCCCTGCGGGGAGCCTTCCGAACGATGATGACGAGCTGGCCGAGGCGGCTGGCTTCGGCTTCGACGTAGCGGGGTTCCTCGCGGTCAAGGATGAGATCATGAGCGCCTGGGTGCTCTGCTCGGATGGCCGCTGGTATCACCCGACCGTCTGCGAGGTCGCGCTCGATGCGTGGAACAGGCTGAGCGAGAAGCGTCGCGCCGAACGTGAGCGAAAGGCCGCGCAGAGGGCTTCCGTCCGCTCGAAAGTCAAAGCTGTCCCGCCTCAAGCGAAGGCCGTCCCGCAGGACATCGCCATTGTCCCGCGGGACACCCCGGAAATAGCCCGGGACATCGCCACACATACAGGACAGACAGGACAACAGGATGCTGACGCATCCTTGTCGCCCAAGCGCGACGCGGCTCCGCAGTATCCCGAGCTGTTCGAGGGCGCTTGGAGAGCCTACCCGCATGTGAAGGGGCGCTCGTCCAAGCCGAAGGCCCTGGCCGCCTGGAGGCGACTGTCGCCCGATCAGCGCGATGGCCTGCCGGCCGCCGCCGGACGCTACGCTCGCGAGGGCCGAGAGCCGAATGCGGATTGTGGTGCGCCGGGAATGCACCTGTGGATCCGCGACCAGCGCTTCGCCGATTGGATGGCGGAGTCGGCTTTCCCGCCGCGGGTGGTGAAGCTGCCCGGCCGGTGGAGCGGGCCGGCGAACATCAGGGCCGCTGTGGTCGAGGCCCAAGGCGAGGAGTGGACGGTCAGCAACCTGGATCGCTGCGCCTGGCGCGACGTGCCGAGCCCGACCATCGTCTCGGAGAGCGAGACGCGCTTCCGCAAACTCCGCGACCACGTCGGCCCCCAACTGAAGGCGCTCGGCGTTCAGCTCATCCATGAAGGGGGCGCTGCGTGAACCGCGAGCCGGTCCTCTACGCGCGCGAGCTGATCGACCGTGCGCTCGCTTGGCCGCCGGAGGAACTGGCGGCCGCCAAGCGGAGGTGGTTCCAATGGCACCGACGCCGCTCGATCGTGTGGGAGGCCTACAGGCGAACCTGCGAGGAGGTTGAGCGGGCCAACGCCGATCTTCGCCGTTCGTTCATGGTCCGCGCACGCTCACCCTCGATCCCATATCCGAAACGGCCGCCGGAGCTGGAACAGTTCCCACCGGCCGAATTGAGCTGCCTGCCTTGTGGTGCTCGGACCCGCGCCGGAACGCGCTGCCGATTAACCACGATCTATGAAAATGGCCGTTGCAAGTTCCATGGCGGAGCGAGCACCGGGCAGCGTACGGACGCTGGCCGGGAGCGCGCTATCGCCAATTTGCAACTTCGATGGAAGGCGCGGTGCGAGGCCGACCCGAAACCCAAGAGGCCCTCCCGCGCCAAGCGCATTGAGATGCTTGAAGCCAAGCTCCGCGCGCAGCTCGACGCGATCGAGGCCCGATCGGAACCCCATGAAGGGGCGAGAAAAGTTGACCTATCGACGGTCGCGGCGATCGCGTCGCCAAAGGCTGCGGTGAAGGGAAATCACCAGTGAAGCTCAAGGGCCCCAATATTCGCCAGGCTCGCGCGAAATTCTCGCCCCTGCTTAGCTCCGCCGGTCTCGCGCCCGATCCTGGACCCATGCACGGCACGAGTGTAGCTTCGCAGAATGCCATCGATCCTTCTCGCGAGCGCGCTCGGCTACTTCCTTGTGACCTGGCTGCTGGGCGGCGACGCCCGTCGACGCGCCCGGTTCCAAAGGGAATGGACGGCGAGGCTGGCCGCGTCGAGGGAGGAAAACGCCCACCGCCGGATAGCCCGGCAACAGGAATGGGCTGCGGGGGAACCCGCCCGCAAAGCTGCACAAGCAGAAGCGCACGCCCGCAGCAAAGCGGCCATGGACGCCTATCTCAAGGCCCTGGCCGAACAGGTCGCCGCATCGCACGGGGCGGCCTCCCCATCGCCCGCACAACAACTGCGCGAGGTGTTTCCCGCGCTCCCATCGCCGACCACCGCCAATCGGCTTGTTTCGACTGGAGGGCCGGCCGATGAGCGGTCAAGTTTTGAGTTTCGACGACCTCATTCCGGCGCATCCGGCGAGGGCCAGGCCTAGCCATCCTGCCGGCCCGGCTCCGCTAAACCCGTTCGCCGGCCAGCATGACCCGACGCCCGATCAGTTCGCCGCCTGGATAAGCGGCGGGATGCACGACCCGCAGCTCGACGCGCAGGTCGCGCAGAACCGCGCGCAGGCGATCCAGGCCGCGACGCATGGCGGCCAGGCGCAGGGCGGTCATGGGCTCAATTTCGAGGACCTGGTTCCCGAGCCGAAGATGGGCGTCGGCGAGGATATCGCGCGCACCGTGCCTGGATCGCTGGGCCGGTCCTTCGCGAGTCTGGCTGGCCTGCCGGGCGATCTCTACAACCTCGGTTTCAACGCGCCGCTTTGGCTCGCGCATAAGCTTTCCGGGGAGCCCGGAGACTACCAGCCGCAGGACTTCGCGGCGAATATCTACGACGGGCCTCACATGGGAGGCTGGGCGACCAGCCAGCGCTTCAACGACGCGCTTCAGCAGTCCTTCGGCCAGTACCACACGCCGCAGCACTGGCAGGCGCGCACGGCCGACACCGCCATTCAACTGGCCCCCGCCGCCTTTGGTGGCGAGGATACCGTCCTGCCGCGCCTGCTGCGCGTGGGTGTGCCGACCGCGACCTCGGAAGGGTCGGGCGAGCTGGCGCGCGTCTATGCGCCGAACAATCCCACGGCCGAGGCCTGGGCACGTATCGGCGGCGGCCTCGCGGGTGGTGGCCTAGTGGGCGCAGGCGAGTATCTGAACCAAGCTCCGGAGCGGGTGCTCGGCAACGCTGCCCAAGGCCTGACGCAGGAACAAATTGACCTGGCCACGGCGCTTCGAGCGCGGGCGGCCGACCAGGGGCTCCAGCTCACCATACCCGAGGCCGTGCAACAGGTGACGGGCGGCGCGACCACGCTCGGCCGGGTGCAACGGCTCGTGGAGAGCACCAACCGCACCGCGCCGAGCATGGCCCAATACTTCGCGCAGCGGCCCGGCCAGGTTCGCCAGGCCGTGCAGGGGTTCGTTGATCAGGTCGCGCCGAACCTGCCGGCCCATCCGGGTGTGTTGGCGGGCAATGCGCAACGCGCGGCCACGGGCGCGATCGGCGACGCGAACGCCGCCATCAACGCGGCGGCGCAGCCGTTCTATGACCGCTTGCCGGGCCAGGCCCTCCCGGCGGGTGACTACGCCAAGCTGGAGCAAGATGCTGGCTATATGGCCGCGCTGGGCCAGCTCCGGGACGATTCGGTGTTGTCGCGCCTCCTGCGGGTCAATCCGCAACCCATGGACGGACCTATCTCGGCCTTTAAGCCGAAGCTGGCCACACTCGAGCCTGACGACGACGAGCGGGCCGCGATCCAGTGGGAAGGCTCGCTGCAGGACCCGGCCCATGATCCGCACGGGGCGGAGTTCGATCGACTGTCTGCGCCTGGTCCTGCGCCCTACAACGACTTGAGCAACGTCAACCGCGTCGTGCAGCAGCTCCGCATTGCTGCCGAGAACGCCAGGCCGAGCCCGGTCAAGCCGTTCTCGAACGCTACGCTGGCGACGCAATACGACAATTCCGCGGACCTTGCCGACGCCCTGGCGCGCGCCAGCTCGCCCGACTACGGCGCGGCCCGTGACCTTGTGGAGACGGGCCGGCGCACGATCCTGGATCCGATGAAGGCTGGGTCGGTCGGGACCATCGCCAGCTCGAATGACCTGGCGACGCACACGGGCGCGCTCTATCCGACCGATCCGTTCCCCGGCCAGGCCCACGCGACCGGCTGGTCCATGTCGCTGCTCAATGGCCAGGATCCCAACGTGGGCGCGAACCTGACCGGCGCGCACCTCGGCCAGCTCTTTGACCAGGTGGCGGTCGACGGCATGGGGCGGCCGAACCCCTACAGCGGCGCGGCCTTCGTCCGGAAAGCGGGCGCGGCTGGTGAGAAGGCGGCGACGCTGCAGGCCGGCTTGGACGGCATCGACCCCACGGGCGGCCTGACGAGCCGCTGGAGCGACCTGGCCGACGCTTTGGCGGCCACGGGCTGGCGCGAGCGTCCGGGCTCCATGACCGCCTTCAACGCCGACGATCTGAACACACTCAAGGCTGCGCCTGGCGTGGTGCGCTTCCTGGGCAGCGTCGGCGATCCGCTGGAGTGGACCAAGAACCTGTCCAATGCGACCGGCGGGGCGCTGTTCCGGCGCAATCTCGATCTGCTGGCGCAGATGATCACCGATCCCGACACGGCGGCCATCCTGCAACAGGCGCAGTCGCGGCGAGGGTCGGGGTCTGCCGTCGTCGCCCCACTGTTGGCCAGCTCGTCAAGTGCGACCACCGCGAGCGGCGGAGGCCAGGGCCAATGAGCGCAGCGGCGCCTGCTCCAGGTAGGTTATGAGCCGCTGGTGGCGGCTTGAGGACTACGTCATGCCGGGATTGCGCGCGCCCGATGAGATGGCGCGCTGGCGAATGCGACTAGGCGCGCTACTGCTGCCGACCTGGCTGATCGGTAGGCAGGCGGTCGCGCCAGAACTTCGCGCCACGTTCGTAAACCGCTTCGGGCGTTAGCTTGTTGAACGCAGCAAGCACACCCCTACCGACACACACATTGCCCGCATTGTCGAAATAGGCCAGCGCCTCATTGTGCAAGTGCAGGAGATGAGTGGCCGCCTCCTCCTGATACAGGAAGCGCTTTGCTTCGAATTGGTCGAGCATCCACTCGGCGGCCTCCTGCTCCGTCATTTCTTCGCGGGTGCCACGTAGGCTTGAAGGAGGTGTTCGCCATAAAAGCCGTTGGCCGCTGTTGCTCCTTTGAACCACTGGCAGCGGTACTCGTCATCGTGATAGGCGACCTCTCCCGGAACCGCGTCGACCGTCATCGGCGGCCCGCCCGACTTCAGAACTACCACATCACCCTTTTTGAATTTGTTCGCCATTGCCTCACAGTTCCCGAGTCGCACTTTGGGTGAACACCTTCGCAGGAGTCGGCAAACGGGAAAAGCGCCTTACTTCCCCCATCGCGTAAATCCTGCCTCAAGCGCTCGCCACCCATAGGTCCTCGGGTTCGGACAGCGCGCGATATCCGTTCTGCTCCAGCCACTGCCTGACTTCGTGTTGGGTCGCGAAATCCGGGAACATGCGCGGCGGCTGGCCGGAAGCCGGTTGCGCTGTGAACCGTCCGCGCCCCTTAGCGAAGTCCACCCGCCACACTGTGGAGTGCAGATGCGCGCCCGTGCCCGTGCCGTTCGTGATCTCGACGCCATGACGCGCGAACGCCGCGACGATCTTTGCTTCCGTCTCGGGCCGGACGGAGCCGCCGTCTTCAAGGGTTGTGACCGTGTTTGGGGAAACCGAGGCCGCTCTCATCAGATCGCGGACAGTCCACCCCAGGAGGCCGCGAGCTGCACGGCAGGCGGCGGCGGTAAGCTTTGCGGTCATGGGAGCCTCGATCGATAGCGGGCGTTACGATAACGCTTGATATCGATCATTGGAATAGATAACGTCCGTTATCGATTCCGTTGCAAGGTCGGACGAGATGAACGCCGCTACCGAAACCCGCCGCAAGGTCATGCTGACCGCGCATCTGCTGCGCCGCGAGGGCCGCCAGCTTGGCGACGGGCGGAACTGGTCGGACTGCCTGCGTTGGGCCTGGCGCGAGGTGAAGCATCAGGCGGCCAAGGCCGCCGCTGCCGCGCTGCGCATGGTCCGGCTTTCGCCCTCGTTGATCCGCTCGCCGATCGAGCGTGCCGTTTCGGCGCAGCGCTTTGGCCGGCGCGCCGATTTCCACGCCGCCCACATGACCGCCCGCCTCGGCGGCTGACCCTTGCAACCACGCGACCAAAGGAGCGCACGAACCATGACCACCTCCCTCGGCCTCACCCTTTTTGCGGACGTGCCCGTTGTAGAGCTGGCACAGCAGACTCGCCGCGGGCTGATCATCTGCGCTTCCCCCGCTGTAGGGGCCGCCGTTACCGCCGCCGCGATCCCGGCGACCTCGCACAGCGGCCTTGCCGACCTATGGGCGGAATGCGTGGCGGAGTGGGATCGCCTCGGGAGCGTTCCGGGCCGTGGGAATGTTGAACCCGAAGGCCTGGCCCGCTTTGAGGTTCTGGAGCTGGCGGTCCTGACCGGGCCGATCCGCTCGAAGGCTGACGCCATCGCCAAGTTGAAGGCGGCTGGGACAACCTTCGAAACCGGCCGGCGGGACGACGATCTCGACGCCGAGGCCTACAGCGAGGCACTCGCCTGGCTGGAGGCCAACGCCTGATCAGACTGGTCATATTGAAAGGCAAAGGGCGGCGCTACGGCGTCGCCCTTTTTCATTCAGTCGACGTCAGGGTCCCAGAAATCTGCCTTGAAGCCGTCCCAGGCGCTCGCCGGCTTCCGGCCCCGCTTGTGCGCGTCGTAGTCATCCCATGACCAAACCTCGCCGGGCTCCATTGGCTGCGTCTCGGCCGAGCCCAGGGACCTGATCGGCGTGACAACCAGGTCGCCCGTCAGCCTCTCGATCCGAACCTGCACGCTGACACCCGTCTCCCGGCTGGCCCTGAGGATCCGCTCCAGGTCACACTGCTTGAATTTGACCTTTGCCATTGGTCCGGCTCCCCGTTGGCTCGCCACCCTCTATGACCGTCATGCCAGCTTCCGCACCAGCTTGAACGCCATTGGGACCTTGTCCCAGGCTTCAATGTCCCAGGCCATGTCGCAGAAGAGATCGCCACCAAGCCCCACGGGCTCGCCACTTCGTCGATCGAGCTTGATGTTCGAGACGATGATAATGCCAGTTCTTCCCCGCTCCGACGTGTGGAGGTCCACCTCGTTTTTCGTCATGAAAATCGCGTCCGATCCCTCGCCAGTCGTGCCCTTGACCTCCACCTTCACCAAATCGCCGGATTTCAGGGCCTCGAAATCGAAGGATGCTGAGCCAGAAACATCGCGCGCCCGGTAGCCTGCGCTTTCGAGCCACCCTCGCGCAGCCTCCATCGCGCGAAGCTCAACTGCTTTCCGTTCAGCCGCGGAGAGCCGGAACCCTTGGCCTGCGATGGCGGCCCGTGAAGGCCGCGAAATCGCCTCAAGCTGAGCCTCTGCCAGCGTTGCGGCGTTCAGGTGGCTGCCCTGCCGTTGTGCATGATACAGCGCTCTAAGCATCCGGGTCGCTCGAATGAGGAGATAGCGGAATGCGTCGTCGTCTAGGTCTGAGACCTCAATCCGCTTTGCGACCGCCGTGGCCTTCTCAAAGGTCTTAGGCAGGGCCGCACGCGCGCCGAGACGGATTTCGTCAGTGAACGGGGCGATTGACCCAAAGCGCTCCTCAAGGACGCTTCGCGCCCAGGCACGGCGCTTGGTGAGCTCCTCATCGGATACCGCCCTGAGTTCACCGTTCGCCCAGATAGTCGATCCGCATCCGATAGTGACGAACACGGCCGATCCGTCAGCGGCGAAATGCACCACCACGTAGAAGCCATCCCTCGGCGTAGGCGACATGCTCGCCGCGCAGATACGGACCCACGGAGCCTCGGTTTTCCGACCGATCCCATCGGAAGCTCCAACAGTGAAGGTATCCGCGAACCCGCCCAAGGCGGCGCGCAGATCGTTCTCCAGGCCTCGGAATGCCGCTGGCAGAGCCTGTCGTATCAGCCGGCTGCGCTCCTGCATGGGAGGTGTGTTTTCCGGCGAATATTGCGGTTGAAGCGCGCAAACCTGCCGCAGCTCGTCGATCAATGAGTTCCCCATCGCTGAGACCGTCAAGTGAACCGCAATCGCCGCAACCGTCGTTATTGAGCAGGATTCGGCGCATACCGTCATCCGGAAGCGCGGGTCGGCGCTACCTCAAGGCCCTTGCCCTCGTTCAGAACATCTGCAGAACATCGCCGCCATGGGCGCAAAGAACCTAGACCGGATTCCCCTCTCCGAATGGCGACGCACGATCGAGTCCGTGTGGGACATGATGCAAGCGCGCTGGGAGGTGGCGACCAAGTGCAGGACTTGCGGGTTGATGATGTCCGTCGACCTCGACCTGATCACTTGGATATCAGGGTCGCGGACAAGCCTCTGGAACAAGCATCCGCGCTGCCGGCGGCTGGGCTGCGCCGGTTTCGTCGACTTCATGGCGAAG is a genomic window of Phenylobacterium montanum containing:
- a CDS encoding helix-turn-helix domain-containing protein; protein product: MLNSSDAPTKEAYRISEASAAYGLGKTKLYELISSGQLPSIKVGRRRLVLRSGLDALMKGAA
- a CDS encoding replicative DNA helicase, giving the protein MTIAPALRLVDEELPAAAPHNLDAEQALLGVLLFDNAQLDELPDLDAAAFYEPTHGRIFASAQYLIASGLRADPISVSERLKADSGLAELGGQGYLVDLVDHAPPALTARQNAGIVADNAQRRELIRIGEEMAEAARTDQERSGREHVEAAEQALFELTKGASSRGGFQGVGVFVDRALELADEAFGRDGGLAGIATGLIDLDQVLGGLHRSDLIILAARPSMGKTALAMNIARHAAAGGVPTGVFSCEMSGEQLVTRLLAEISAISSDRVRRGDIDLCERGRLRDAGAEMRSLPLHIDASGGLSLTQLVTRARRLKRRHGLGLIVVDYLQLMSAGGGRRENRVQEVSEITMGLKALAKDLDVPILALSQLSRQVEAREDKRPQLSDLRDSGSIEQDADVVMFLYREAYYLARREPREGTSEHLDWEARLDEVAHLAELIIAKQRHGPIRTVKLHYSDELTKFSNLARAALHSTRAFDFSGGE
- a CDS encoding HGGxSTG domain-containing protein; the protein is MNREPVLYARELIDRALAWPPEELAAAKRRWFQWHRRRSIVWEAYRRTCEEVERANADLRRSFMVRARSPSIPYPKRPPELEQFPPAELSCLPCGARTRAGTRCRLTTIYENGRCKFHGGASTGQRTDAGRERAIANLQLRWKARCEADPKPKRPSRAKRIEMLEAKLRAQLDAIEARSEPHEGARKVDLSTVAAIASPKAAVKGNHQ
- a CDS encoding DUF6953 family protein, translating into MLDQFEAKRFLYQEEAATHLLHLHNEALAYFDNAGNVCVGRGVLAAFNKLTPEAVYERGAKFWRDRLPTDQPGRQQ
- a CDS encoding YodC family protein, producing the protein MANKFKKGDVVVLKSGGPPMTVDAVPGEVAYHDDEYRCQWFKGATAANGFYGEHLLQAYVAPAKK
- a CDS encoding MrcB family domain-containing protein, which encodes MIDELRQVCALQPQYSPENTPPMQERSRLIRQALPAAFRGLENDLRAALGGFADTFTVGASDGIGRKTEAPWVRICAASMSPTPRDGFYVVVHFAADGSAVFVTIGCGSTIWANGELRAVSDEELTKRRAWARSVLEERFGSIAPFTDEIRLGARAALPKTFEKATAVAKRIEVSDLDDDAFRYLLIRATRMLRALYHAQRQGSHLNAATLAEAQLEAISRPSRAAIAGQGFRLSAAERKAVELRAMEAARGWLESAGYRARDVSGSASFDFEALKSGDLVKVEVKGTTGEGSDAIFMTKNEVDLHTSERGRTGIIIVSNIKLDRRSGEPVGLGGDLFCDMAWDIEAWDKVPMAFKLVRKLA